The Cucurbita pepo subsp. pepo cultivar mu-cu-16 chromosome LG08, ASM280686v2, whole genome shotgun sequence genome contains a region encoding:
- the LOC111800190 gene encoding pectinesterase/pectinesterase inhibitor PPE8B-like, with protein sequence MLRRVPTNGFETRLPHNVIVKATVPFKSTRHLPNLRLRPFLNSLTFPPKSFIYSGSPVSSSPVTSSPVSSSPVSSSPVSSSPVSSSPVSSSPVSSPVSSPNTNHKQSHLNNPILMAKLTKTHLKFWLFMLLILFPMAPAADLEQTECLKVPSSEFSNSVLSTIGVVRQVMLIFSPFTKFLGDSRLSTAISDCLDLLDSSSDQLSWSLSAAQNPKAKNNSTGDLSSDLKTWLSAAGVNPETCMEGFEGTNSIVKGLVSEGINQLTSQVYNLLSMVKSISNQPAGKGESKFPAWLKTEEQSLLQQNDFAADATVAADGTGDFTTVMEAVLAAPDKSMRRYVIYVKKGVYFENVEIKKKKWNIMMIGDGIDATVISGNRSFIDGWTTFRSATFAVSGRGFIARDITFENTAGPEKHQAVALRSDSDLSVFFRCRMSGYQDTLYTHTMRQFYRECHISGTVDFLFGDATVVFQNCTILAKKGLPNQKNTITAQGRKDPNQPTGFSIQFCNISADSDLQPLVNATATYLGRPWKEYSRTIIMQSYISNAIRPEGWLEWNGDFALNTLFYAEFMNYGPGAGLAKRVNWPGYHRLNQTSEATNFTVSQFIEGNLWLPSTGVKFTSGFGAN encoded by the exons atgctaagaagag TGCCGACAAATGGATTTGAGACAAGGCTTCCCCACAACGTGATTGTCAAAGCGACCGTGCCATTCAAATCAACGCGCCATCTCCCCAACCTCCGCCTCCGCCCCTTCTTAAATTCCCTCACCTTCCCACCCAAATCCTTCATTTATTCCGGCTCCCCTGTTTCCTCCTCCCCTGTTACCTCCTCCCCTGTTTCCTCCTCCCCTGTTTCCTCCTCCCCTGTTTCCTCCTCCCCTGTTTCCTCCTCCCCTGTTTCCTCCTCCCCTGTTTCCTCCCCTGTCTCCTCCCCTAACACAAACCACAAGCAAAGCCACCTCAATAATCCCATCTTAATGGCCAAACTAACCAAAACCCACCTCAAATTTTGGCTGTTTATGCTGCTGATCCTCTTCCCCATGGCTCCGGCGGCGGATCTTGAACAAACAGAGTGCTTAAAAGTCCCCTCCTCGGAGTTCTCCAACTCTGTTCTCTCCACCATCGGCGTCGTGCGCCAGGTCATGCTCATTTTCTCTCCGTTCACTAAATTTCTCGGGGATTCCCGCCTTTCCACCGCCATTTCCGACTGTCTCGATTTGCTGGATTCTTCTTCCGACCAGTTGAGCTGGTCGCTCTCCGCCGCCCAAAACCCAAAGG CTAAGAACAACAGCACCGGAGATCTGAGCTCTGATCTGAAAACATGGCTGAGCGCCGCCGGAGTTAACCCAGAAACATGCATGGAAGGATTCGAAGGCACCAATAGCATTGTCAAAGGATTAGTTTCCGAAGGCATCAACCAATTAACTTCACAGGTTTATAACCTTCTTTCCATGGTGAAATCGATCTCCAATCAGCCGGCCGGAAAAGGGGAGAGCAAGTTTCCCGCCTGGCTCAAAACGGAGGAACAGAGCCTGCTGCAACAAAATGACTTCGCCGCCGATGCGACTGTGGCCGCCGATGGGACAGGGGATTTCACCACCGTAATGGAGGCGGTGCTGGCAGCCCCCGACAAGAGCATGCGGCGGTATGTGATATACGTGAAAAAGGGTGTGTATTTCGAGAACGTCgagatcaagaagaagaaatggaataTCATGATGATCGGAGATGGCATTGACGCCACCGTCATATCCGGTAACCGGAGCTTCATCGACGGCTGGACGACGTTCCGATCAGCCACCTTCG CGGTTAGTGGAAGAGGGTTCATAGCACGAGACATAACGTTCGAGAACACGGCAGGACCAGAGAAGCATCAAGCCGTGGCACTTAGGTCCGACTCGGACCTATCAGTGTTCTTCAGGTGTCGTATGAGCGGCTACCAAGACACGCTCTACACGCATACCATGCGCCAATTCTACCGCGAGTGCCACATCAGTGGCACAGTCGACTTTCTCTTCGGTGACGCAACCGTGGTCTTCCAAAACTGCACCATCCTAGCCAAGAAGGGTCTTCCCAACCAGAAAAACACCATCACTGCCCAAGGCCGAAAGGACCCGAATCAGCCCACCGGCTTCTCCATTCAATTCTGCAACATCTCCGCTGATTCCGACCTGCAGCCGTTGGTTAACGCCACGGCGACATACCTCGGGAGGCCATGGAAGGAATACTCAAGAACCATTATCATGCAGTCGTACATTAGCAATGCCATTAGGCCAGAAGGCTGGCTCGAGTGGAATGGCGATTTTGCTTTGAATACTTTGTTTTACGCCGAGTTTATGAATTATGGACCGGGGGCCGGGTTGGCTAAGCGCGTCAACTGGCCGGGTTACCACCGGCTGAACCAAACCAGTGAGGCTACTAACTTCACCGTGTCTCAGTTCATTGAGGGGAACCTTTGGCTGCCATCCACCGGTGTCAAGTTCACCTCAGGATTTGGAGCCAATTAA